In a single window of the Desulfovibrio mangrovi genome:
- a CDS encoding YkgJ family cysteine cluster protein, producing MLPDFSDIFARYEALVAEVDAVFAKVAEQHPQCVTCEKGCSDCCHALFDLSLVEAMYLNKQFKSQFGDGEARSNIITRANEADRKSYKMKRQAYRDSQAGVDTQTILENMARERLRCPLLGTEDSCELYQNRPITCRLYGIPTAIGGKAHTCGKAAFEKGTPYPTVHMDRIQDRLIAMSQEIAERVQSKFSELSGVFVPVSMALLTVYDEQYLGVRAAKKDAAK from the coding sequence ATGTTACCTGATTTTTCCGATATTTTTGCCAGATACGAAGCACTGGTTGCCGAAGTGGATGCCGTGTTCGCCAAGGTTGCCGAACAGCATCCCCAGTGCGTGACCTGTGAAAAGGGCTGCAGCGACTGCTGCCACGCCCTCTTTGACCTGAGCCTCGTGGAAGCCATGTACCTGAACAAGCAGTTCAAGTCGCAGTTCGGCGACGGCGAGGCACGTTCAAACATCATCACCCGCGCCAACGAGGCCGACCGCAAGTCATACAAAATGAAGCGGCAGGCTTACCGCGATTCGCAGGCCGGCGTTGATACGCAGACCATTCTCGAAAACATGGCCCGCGAACGCCTGCGCTGCCCCCTGCTGGGCACCGAAGATTCCTGCGAACTCTACCAGAACCGCCCCATCACCTGCCGTCTTTACGGCATTCCCACCGCCATCGGCGGCAAGGCGCACACCTGCGGCAAGGCAGCCTTCGAAAAGGGCACCCCTTACCCTACCGTGCACATGGACAGGATTCAGGACCGCCTGATCGCCATGAGTCAGGAAATCGCCGAACGCGTTCAGTCCAAATTCAGCGAACTTTCCGGCGTGTTCGTGCCCGTTTCCATGGCCCTGCTCACTGTCTATGACGAACAGTATCTGGGTGTCCGCGCAGCCAAGAAGGACGCAGCGAAATGA
- a CDS encoding tetratricopeptide repeat protein → MKASYDNIDDYIADLRASIEQNAECANHHYNLGVALLSKRDWEGAEAAFLETLRNSPRFAEAFIQLGGICLQRGDLDGCLRYNQEAAQCRAKFPVPWANMAFVHLQRGEADEALKCAKKALKWDENFVQAQATMASALYMLGQLDDSEKVSLKSIAMYPAFAPAYNNLALVALERGDHDAAIRNVDKATELGFEVDPRFLEELAPHRK, encoded by the coding sequence ATGAAAGCTAGCTACGACAACATCGACGACTATATTGCCGACCTGCGCGCTTCCATTGAGCAGAACGCCGAGTGCGCCAACCACCACTACAACCTTGGCGTTGCCCTGCTTTCCAAGCGTGACTGGGAAGGCGCGGAAGCAGCTTTCCTCGAAACTCTGCGCAACTCCCCCCGCTTTGCGGAAGCCTTTATCCAGCTCGGCGGCATCTGCCTGCAGCGTGGCGACCTCGACGGCTGCCTGCGCTACAATCAGGAAGCAGCCCAATGCCGCGCCAAGTTCCCCGTACCGTGGGCGAACATGGCGTTTGTGCACCTGCAGCGCGGTGAAGCCGACGAAGCGCTCAAATGCGCCAAGAAGGCCCTCAAATGGGATGAGAACTTCGTGCAGGCTCAGGCCACCATGGCAAGCGCCCTGTATATGCTGGGCCAGCTTGACGATAGCGAGAAGGTCAGCCTGAAGTCCATTGCCATGTACCCCGCCTTTGCGCCCGCATACAACAACCTCGCCCTTGTGGCGCTGGAACGCGGCGATCACGATGCAGCCATCCGCAACGTGGACAAGGCAACCGAACTGGGCTTTGAAGTGGATCCCCGCTTCCTTGAAGAGCTCGCGCCTCACCGCAAGTAA